The following is a genomic window from Nguyenibacter vanlangensis.
AAAGCGGTGGCCAACGCCTGATCGCCTTCGCCGAGGATGTTGAAGCCCAGCACGCGATTGGCCACGAAAGCGGGATAGGAGCGGTTTGCGCGGTTCAGGCAAACCAGTAGCGTCGCCGGCGTGTCGCTGACGCTGCATACGGCGGAGACGGTCAGCCCGTGCCGCCCTTCCGGGCCGTCCGTCGTGACCACGACGACGGGAGCCCCCAACTGGCTCATGGCGGCGCGGAATGCATGCGGCGAGACGGGTTCGATCATCAAATCGGCCACCAGCCGATGCTCGTCATGCTGAGCGAGCCGTATTCGATGTGACGCGTCTCGAAGACGACCGGATCGTCCTTGTCCGCCGCGCCGAGCGCGTAGAGTAGCGGCCAGTAATGATCGGGGGAGGGAACGGAGAGCATGGCGGCTTCTCCCAACGTCTCGTAATCGATGACGGCGTCGGCATCGGCCGCTGTGACGGCCTGGACGATGTGATCGTCGAAGGCTTTGGCCCAGGAATAGGGTTCGCAGTTCTGCGAATCCCAGTTCATGCGTGGCAGGTTGTGGACGATGTTCCCCGTGCCGATGACCAGCACGCCCGCGTCGCGCAGGGGCTTGAGCCTGAGGGCCAGTTCGTAGTGATCGCGTGGTGTGCGGCGGATGTCGAGGCTGAGCTGCACCACCGGAATGTCGGCGTCGGGCCACGCCTTGCACAAGACCGACCATGTGCCGTGATCAAGCCCCCAATGGCTCTCATCGAGCACGACCGGCTCGGGCGCGAGAAGGGCCGCGACCTCGCGGGCGACGTCCGGACTGCCGGGCGCGGGATATTGGATGTCGAACAGAGGCCGTGGCAGGGACGAGCCGAAATCATGAATGGTCTTGGGGCGCGCCATGGCTGTGGCGCCGATGCCACGCGTGAGCCAGTGTCCGGAAATGGCGACGATCGCGCGTGGTCGTCCATATTCCTGCTCGACGCGCAGGGCCATGCGTCGCCATAGCCGAGTGGTCACATTGTCCTGCAAGGCGATGACCGGGCTTCCATGTCCGAAAAATATGACAGGCATGCGCATGGATCGTTTCCTCTGCGTTTCGGATCCGCCAAAGATGGCGTTGAAACATAATGGCTGTGGCGTTGTCGGCGCGCCAAGTGGCTTTATGGCGTCGTCGGCGAACTTGCTTGTGCATGCTAGTTTGCGTCGCATTCAGGCAAGCGCCACCGCCAGGGCGATGTCTATATCGAAACGATATCCGGCGACGCATGTCGCCGTGGCATCCAGAGGAGAAGCAGACCATGGCGGACCCGGTGGCAACCCAAACGGCCCTGCGCATCGCTCCGCTCAAGCCCGGCTCAGGCTTTGGCGCGGAAATTATCGGGCTGGACATCGCTCAGGCCAATGACGCCACGCTCGATGCGGTGGTGGACGCTTTCAACCGGCACGGCGCGCTTCTCATGCGTGGCCAGAAGCTCGACCCGGCGGGGCTGATGCGCTTCATCCATCGGGTGGGCACGCCCGAAGGACATACAATTCAGGACTTCACGCTGTCCGGTTTCCCGGAAATCTACGTGTTGTCCAACCGGGTCGAGAATGGACGGCCGATCGGCGCGCATAATGACGGCGTGGGCTGGCATACCGATTATTCCTACAAGGAAGAGCCGGTCATGAGCACCATGCTTTACGCGGTCGAGGTGCCCGAGGAGGGCAGCGACACGCTGCTCGCGGATGGCGTGGCGGCTTATAACGCACTGCCTCCGGAGCGTCGGGCGGCGCTTGAGAAACTCAGGTTGCACCATTCCTACCGGCACTTCATGGAGACCCGCGAGCATCAGCGGCGCACGCTGACGCCCGAACAGATACGCGACAATCCGGATGTCATCCATCCGCTGATCCGCGTGCATCCGACGGACGGTCGTCGCGCGCTGTGGCCTTCGACTGGGACAGTGACGGAAATTCTCGGGCAGGATGATCCCACGGATCTTTCGTTGCTCGATGAACTCGTGGCGTTCATGACGGGGGAAGAGTTCGTCTATCGCCATAAATGGCAGGTCGGCGACCTGCTGATGTGGGACAATCGCTGCACGCTTCATACCGGCACGTTGTTCGACGACAAGAAATATATCCGGACGATGCATCGTCTCTGGGTCAAGGGCGATCGTCCCTATTGACATCAACACGTTTTTTCTGACGGTTTCTATTTGCGGGGTTTCATGCCTGATACGCTGATTTTCGTCGATATTCCCGCCGATGATCCTTCGGCCGCCGCGCAGTTCTATGCTGAAGTTTTTGGATGGCGGAACGATCCTAAGCCGGAAGGACTTTACCATCGCATGGTGCCGGGCGGTCAATTCCGCAACCCAGATGGTACGGACAGCGAAATCGGCAATCTGCATGTCGGCATTTTCAAGGCGGACAATGCTCGCCCGCATCCGCAGGCCGATGGTGCGGCGCCCCGCAGCCTGTCGCTCGAAGGACGCAAGCCGCGCGTCTGGCTGCTGATCGGCGATGACGACACGCCGGAGCGCATTCTCAAGGAGGCAGTCGCGCGCGGGGCCACGGAATTGTGGCGCGATCATTACTGGTCCACGTTCGATGGTTACAACCACGCCTTCATGGATCCATGGGGGAATGAAATTCTCCTCTGGGGCAAGGCAGGGTCGAACCCGGAAATTCCGGAAAGCTACACGCGCGAATAGCGTTTTCATCGAAGGACGCAGTTGCGGAGGATCGGCGCGCTTCGCTTATCTGAAAGGATGGCGGACGAAGACGGCAAGGGCGGTCTCTGTTTCGATCCCGCGTCTCAGGAGCGCCATGTTGGGCGTTGCTGTCCGCGACGCGGCGCCTTACTCCTCGACGGCAGCGCCAAGGGACACCCGCCGCCATTCGCGCGGCGTCATGTCGTAGGCCTGACGGAAGCTGCGGCTGAAATGCGCGGCGTCGTTGAAACCCCAGCGAAAACAGATTTCAGAAATCGACAGATGCGTCGAAAGAGGGCTGGCGAGGTCGTCATGACATCGCGCGAGACGGCGCTGGCGGAGATACTGGCTGAAATTCTGTCCTGTCGTGGCAAAGAGCTTCTGCAATCCGCGCGGCGAAATGCCGTACTTGCGGGCGATGGCCGTCATGGTCAGGTCCGGGTCGGTCAGTTCCGATTCGATGAGTTGACAGAGACTGTGCATGGCGGCGATGCGACGATTGAGCGGCGGAGCGCCCCCGCCATAGGCCGGATCGCTCAGGACGCTGCCGATCAGCAATTCCGAAAGGGCGAGTTCGATGGCCCGAAGCTGCCGGTTGTCCATGGCTTCGAGCGACTGGCCGAGGGATTGGAGAAAGCCTGCCAGAACGCGCCTTATGCCTGGCGTCGGGTCGAGCACGCCCACGCGCAGCGGCGTCGGCGCGAGCAGTCGGAAATGCAGTGCCAGCCTTGGCAGCCGCACATAGAGCATCAAGAACGAGCGCGGGAGGGTCAGGACGGCGTCCACCGCCAGAGGGCCGCAACCGATAGCACCAACACCAAGCGGCCAGCTTTTGCCGTTCGAGGCGAGTGTGGCTGGGGGGGCGTCCGCGGGGTCGCTTTCGGAGAGTAGAATCGCCAACCATACGCCGTCCGTCTGCGCCGAGTAGCGCCCTGCGATGCGTTGAGGCGAACCGGTCAGGCGCGTGATCTCGATTCCAAGCGGTGTGACGACCTGAGTGACCCGCCCGATCGTGCGCTGGCGGGGATCGGCGCGACGTTCCGCATCCGTCAAGGGGAGTAGAGTGGCTTCCGGAAGCGACAGACGCGCGAGTGTCTGTCGCCATACGCTCGCAGCGGGCTGATCCGTATGATCCGCAAGGTCGAATGTCCAAGGTTGCACTTTGATCTCCTGCCAGTCGCATGAGATCATACAAATGAGCATCACATTCAGACAAGAACCGAGCGGAACGTATGCGTAATATTCCGGTGAATCTTGCGATCGGTTTACGAGACGATTGGCCAGCAACAAGGAGAGGGCCCCATGCCCACGATCTCATCCCCGGTGTTTGACCTGCCTTCTGAAAGTGGAGGGAAGGATTTCGGTATCTTCATGCCGATCGCAAACGGAGGCTGGATTCTCTCGACGACCGCGCCGAAGATCGACGGCTCTTATGAATATAATCGGCGCGCCGCGCTGCTGGCCGAGGAGATCGGGCTCGACTTCATTATGTCTATGGCCAAGTTCCGCGGTTACGGCGGCGTGAACCATCAGTGGGATGTGGCACTGGATTCCACCGTCCTGATGAGCGCGCTGGCCGCACAGACGAAGCGCGTGAAAATCTGGACCACGTTCCAGACGCTGCTACACAACCCGGCCGTCGTCGCCAAGATGATCGCGACCCTTGATCAGGTCAGCAACGGACGCGCGGGCCTCAACGTCGTGCCGGGCGCGTTCAGGGACGAATTCGCCCAGATGGGTGTGTGGCCCGAGACGCTGGGACATGATGCGCGCTACGACTATGCCGGAGAGTGGATGGAGGCGGTTCGCCGCCTCTGGGAAGAAGACGGCGAAGTCACGCTCGACGGGAAATACGTCAAGTTGGACCACTGCATCTCGGAACCCAAGCCGCTTCAGAAGCCGCGCCCCTTCATCGTGGCTGCCGGTCAGTCCGAAAAGGGCATGGATTTCGCCATCCACAACACGGACGCGCTGTTCATCGGTGGCCGGGATGACGCCGAGATGCGGACCATCAGCCGGCGTGCCAAGGAAAAGGCCAAGGCCGCCGGGCGTCGCCTGCGGACCTATGCGATGGCAATCATCGTCCAGGGCGAGACCGATGCCGAGGCGGAAGCGATGATGGATGTGTTCCGCGATGGCTTTGACGCCGAAGGGTTCCGTAATATGCTGCGTGCCTACGGGGTGATCGACGCCGAGATCGGCAAGGAGAACGCCATGACGGCGCGGGCGCGCACCGGTTTTATGGCACCGCACATCGCGGGCTCGGCAGAGACGATCGTCAAGCGCATCGAGCAGGCCATTGATGACACCGATCTCGATGGCCTCATGCTGATCTTCCCGGATTACGAAGCGGGGCTGAAAAAGCTGGCCCAGAATGTCCTTCCCGCGCTGCGGGCGCGTTACGGCGCATGACCGATGCCCTCACACGGCGCCTTGACGCGCTGCTGGACCGCGATGTGCTGCGTCGGCGCATCCTCGAGCTGTGCGGCATTCCCTCGCCTCAGGGCCATGAGCGTAAGGCCGGAGAGTATGTCGAGCAGTGGATGGCGTCGGAAGGCTTCCGGCCGCGCCGCGTGGCTGCCGTGCCGGAGCGTTTCCACGTGGTGGGCAGTATCGGCGGTTATGCCCCTGCGGCGGCGGCCTCGCGCGATCTTCTGATCGCATCGCATCTGGACACTGAAGGCGGTCTGGACCCCGAGGACGCGCGTTGGTGCGTACCGCCGGGAGCCCCCCCGGAAGAGCCGGTCGCGGAGCGGGACGGGGTTTTTAGCGGGGCGGCGGTGGCTAATGATCGCGGGCCGATGGCCTGCTTCCTGATGGCCGCCTCCCTGATCCGCAAGGCCGACATCCGGCTGGCAGGGTGCTTGCATCTGGCGGCCTGTCCCGGCGAGATCGGTCCCGACCCGGTGGATGGACGCGCGGGCGTGGCGCAATCGGGCAAGGATGTGGGCATGGCCTATCTTCTGGCCAATGGCGGCACGGCTCCGGATTTCATGATCGCCGCCGAGGGTACGGACTTTGCGGTCACGGCGCAGGGGGCGGGTTATGCGATCTTCCGTCTTAGCCTCCATGGCGAACAGATCTTTACGCCTCTGTTCGACGCCACGCTTCCACTGGAAGGTCATCCCAACCCGATCTACCGGCTGGGTGACGCGATCGCGCGGCTTCACGCCTGGGCGCCGCGTTTCGAGCGCGAACATCGCTTCGAAACGACATGGGGAACGACGGTCCCCAAGGTCCAGATCGGGGCGATTCGCGGCGGCCTGCCCTACGCGCTCGGCGGCGGGACGGGTGTCTGCGCGCTTTACGTCGAGGTCGGGCTTTCGGCTGTCGATCGCGTGCAGGATGTCCGCCGCGAGATGAAAGCCGTGCTCGAGGGGATCGGTCCGCACGCGCTCGATTGCGTTGCTTACCGTCAGGGAGCCGTCGCGGACGAGGGTGCGGTTTCGCCGCTGCTCGGGGCCATCAACGCGGCGAGTCACGCGGTGCGCGGGGTGGAACTGGAGGTGGCCGATCCGGTCTATGCCTCCATGTGGCGCGACCACAATGTCTACAACCGCGCGGGGATTCCGGCGGTCACGTTCGGGCCGCGCCGCTGGCGACCGACGCTCGACGATTTCGTGACGGCAACGCTGCTCTACGCCCGGACCGCGATCGAGGTTTGTGGCGTGGCGGCCTCGGAGGTTCAGTGAATGAATGCGATCTGTCTTGAAGGCAATGTCATCGCCCGGCCGCTGACAGCGCGGATCGGCGCGGAAATCGATGGGGTGGACCTGACGCGCCCGCTCGATGAGCCCACGCTGAGAGGCCTGCGGGATGCTTTTTTGTGTCATCAAGTCATCTTCTTTCGCGATCAGCCGATCTCGCATGAGGACCATCTGCGTCTGGGCCGCGCTTTCGGAGCTCTGGCGATCCATTCTGGTGTGGCGGGTTTGCCTGATTACCCGGAAGTCGTCGCCATCCACGCCGACGCCAACTCCAAATTCGTCGCCGGCGAGAACTGGCACTCTGACCTCTCCTGCAATGCCGAGCCGCCGCTGGGCAGCATCCTCACGATGAAGATCGTGCCGGAATATGGCGGCGATACATGTTTTTCGTCGATGTATGCGGCCTATGAGGCCCTTTCCGCGCCGATGCGGCATTTTCTCGCCGGGCTGACAGCGATTCATGACGGCGAGCATGTGTATCGCCCGATCGTCGGCAATAACGGCAAGACGTTTCCATGCAGCGAACATCCGGTTGTGCGGACGCATCCCGAAACCGGTCGCAAATGCCTGTTCGTGAACCAGTCCTACACTACGAGGATTCCGCAGCTTTCCAAGCTCGAAAGCGATGCCGTGCTGAACATGCTCTATCGGCACTGCATGGCGGCGGATTTCCAGGTACGCTTCCGGTGGCGGCCGAACTCCATCGCGTTTTGGGATAACCGCTGCACACAGCATCAGGCGATCTGGGACTACTTCCCCCAGACGCGGTCCGGTTTTCGCGTGACCGTCGCCGGTGACAAGCCTTTCTGATCCCCTCCATTTGCGATCTGGATTGACCATGACAAGTCTTCCCCTCGACGATGCCCTGTTCGACGCGATGGACACCTCCATCCTTCCCACGGAAGAAGCCGAGAGCCTGCCCCCGCTCTGCTATACCGACGCCGCCTTCTACGCGTTCGAAAAGCAGGCGATCTTCGCGAAGGAATGGTTGTGTGTCGGCCGCGAATCCTGGGCCGCCAACCCGGGTGACTATTTCACCTCCTTCATCGCCGACGAGCCGCTGATCGTTGCGCGCGGTCGCGACGGCGTCCTGCGTGCCATGTCCAGCGTATGCCAGCATCGCGCCATGCTGGTCGCGGAGGGCAGCGGCAAGACGCGCGCCTTCGTCTGCCCCTATCATCACTGGACCTATGCGCTGGACGGCTCGCTGGCGGCTGCGCCCGCGATGGAACGATCCTGCAGGTTTCACAAGGAAGACTTCAACCTTCCGGTCTTCGCGCTCGAAATCTGGGAAGGGTTCGTCTTCATCAATTTCGACAGGGACGCTGCGCCGCTCGCCCCGCGTCTCGCCAGGGTCTCGGACGTGCTGCGCGGCTACGATCTGCCGAACGCCGCAGGGGACAAGCCGGCCGAAGAGCAGCGTTATCCCTGGAACTGGAAGGTCATGTTCGAGAACAACAACGACGGCTACCATGCCAGCAAGCTGCATCAGGGGCCGTTGCATGACTTCATCCCCAGCGAACTGGCGGAGTTTCCAGACGATCTGCCCCATGACACGGCGGGCTATTACCGCACCAACCGCACGCTGCACCCCGACGCTGCCTTCAACGCCACGCAGCGCGCAGTCCTGCCGGTTTTTCCGGGGCTCAGTGCCGATGAGCGCCATCGTATGGTGTTCGCCAACATCCCGCCGACGCTCTCGCTCGTCATGACGGTGGATTCGGTCATCTATCTCATCCTGCGTGCGGATGGCCCTGAGAGCCATCGCGTCGATCAGGGCGTGCTTACCGCGCCGCGCGCCAAGGCGGATCCGGCGTATGCGCAGAAAATGGCCATGGGCTTCCTGGCTGCAAGCGAGATCATCGATCAGGATCTGCATGTCGATGAGATGGTGCAGATCGGGTTGCGGTCACGCTTCGCGCCGCGCGGGCGTTATTCCTGGCAGGAAGGCGCGCAACGCCTGTTCAACACATGGCTCGTCCCACGCTATCGTAAGGCATGGGCGGAACGGAATGCAGAAAAAGGGAAAAGTCAGGTCGCATGATTTTGTGAAAGGCTGGGGACCGACATATGGTAGCGCCGGAGAAAGCCTGTAACGGTTTTTTAATGGACCGCATTTGCCGAAGTTGCGTGATCGGAATATAATCCGTTCGCATGGCGCAAGAATATCCCTGTCGCGCGGTCTAGCGTCGAGAGATGCCGGGCTGTGTCGCAGGAGCGCCCACGGCCAGCGTTTCTGACAATTTGACCCTGGATTTCCCCCGGGAAAGGGTCCGTGAGGTGGAGAACCCTCCCATGTCTCTCGCCGTTCCCACTGAGGATATCGTTGTGATGACGCCAGCGAACCCAGTCGTGCCTTCGGCGGCCCGGCGGTTTTTCGCCTTGGCAGCCGTGACGGCGCTCTATTTTTTCCTTATGGCCGGGTCGTTCAATGCGCTTGGCGTCGTCTTGCCCTCAATGGTGAGCGATCTTGGGCTGAACTGGAGCGATGCGGGCTTCGGCTTCACCCTTCTGGGTCTGGCTTGTGGCCTGACCAGCCCTCTCCCCGCGATGGCCATTCGGCGTTTCGGGATCGTGGCGACGCTTGTCGGTGCGGGTGTGCTGCTGGCCC
Proteins encoded in this region:
- a CDS encoding flavin reductase; the encoded protein is MIEPVSPHAFRAAMSQLGAPVVVVTTDGPEGRHGLTVSAVCSVSDTPATLLVCLNRANRSYPAFVANRVLGFNILGEGDQALATAFASSRLRSEERFAHGAWYEAVTGAPLLDRAVTSLDCTVEAVHISGTHDVLLCRVKAIRHDAEENDALAWFDRRFHALPRTKTTE
- the ygiD gene encoding 4,5-DOPA dioxygenase extradiol encodes the protein MRRKLACTSKFADDAIKPLGAPTTPQPLCFNAIFGGSETQRKRSMRMPVIFFGHGSPVIALQDNVTTRLWRRMALRVEQEYGRPRAIVAISGHWLTRGIGATAMARPKTIHDFGSSLPRPLFDIQYPAPGSPDVAREVAALLAPEPVVLDESHWGLDHGTWSVLCKAWPDADIPVVQLSLDIRRTPRDHYELALRLKPLRDAGVLVIGTGNIVHNLPRMNWDSQNCEPYSWAKAFDDHIVQAVTAADADAVIDYETLGEAAMLSVPSPDHYWPLLYALGAADKDDPVVFETRHIEYGSLSMTSIGWWPI
- a CDS encoding TauD/TfdA family dioxygenase — protein: MADPVATQTALRIAPLKPGSGFGAEIIGLDIAQANDATLDAVVDAFNRHGALLMRGQKLDPAGLMRFIHRVGTPEGHTIQDFTLSGFPEIYVLSNRVENGRPIGAHNDGVGWHTDYSYKEEPVMSTMLYAVEVPEEGSDTLLADGVAAYNALPPERRAALEKLRLHHSYRHFMETREHQRRTLTPEQIRDNPDVIHPLIRVHPTDGRRALWPSTGTVTEILGQDDPTDLSLLDELVAFMTGEEFVYRHKWQVGDLLMWDNRCTLHTGTLFDDKKYIRTMHRLWVKGDRPY
- a CDS encoding VOC family protein, encoding MPDTLIFVDIPADDPSAAAQFYAEVFGWRNDPKPEGLYHRMVPGGQFRNPDGTDSEIGNLHVGIFKADNARPHPQADGAAPRSLSLEGRKPRVWLLIGDDDTPERILKEAVARGATELWRDHYWSTFDGYNHAFMDPWGNEILLWGKAGSNPEIPESYTRE
- a CDS encoding helix-turn-helix domain-containing protein; the encoded protein is MLLANRLVNRSQDSPEYYAYVPLGSCLNVMLICMISCDWQEIKVQPWTFDLADHTDQPAASVWRQTLARLSLPEATLLPLTDAERRADPRQRTIGRVTQVVTPLGIEITRLTGSPQRIAGRYSAQTDGVWLAILLSESDPADAPPATLASNGKSWPLGVGAIGCGPLAVDAVLTLPRSFLMLYVRLPRLALHFRLLAPTPLRVGVLDPTPGIRRVLAGFLQSLGQSLEAMDNRQLRAIELALSELLIGSVLSDPAYGGGAPPLNRRIAAMHSLCQLIESELTDPDLTMTAIARKYGISPRGLQKLFATTGQNFSQYLRQRRLARCHDDLASPLSTHLSISEICFRWGFNDAAHFSRSFRQAYDMTPREWRRVSLGAAVEE
- a CDS encoding LLM class flavin-dependent oxidoreductase; amino-acid sequence: MPTISSPVFDLPSESGGKDFGIFMPIANGGWILSTTAPKIDGSYEYNRRAALLAEEIGLDFIMSMAKFRGYGGVNHQWDVALDSTVLMSALAAQTKRVKIWTTFQTLLHNPAVVAKMIATLDQVSNGRAGLNVVPGAFRDEFAQMGVWPETLGHDARYDYAGEWMEAVRRLWEEDGEVTLDGKYVKLDHCISEPKPLQKPRPFIVAAGQSEKGMDFAIHNTDALFIGGRDDAEMRTISRRAKEKAKAAGRRLRTYAMAIIVQGETDAEAEAMMDVFRDGFDAEGFRNMLRAYGVIDAEIGKENAMTARARTGFMAPHIAGSAETIVKRIEQAIDDTDLDGLMLIFPDYEAGLKKLAQNVLPALRARYGA
- a CDS encoding peptidase M20, which produces MTDALTRRLDALLDRDVLRRRILELCGIPSPQGHERKAGEYVEQWMASEGFRPRRVAAVPERFHVVGSIGGYAPAAAASRDLLIASHLDTEGGLDPEDARWCVPPGAPPEEPVAERDGVFSGAAVANDRGPMACFLMAASLIRKADIRLAGCLHLAACPGEIGPDPVDGRAGVAQSGKDVGMAYLLANGGTAPDFMIAAEGTDFAVTAQGAGYAIFRLSLHGEQIFTPLFDATLPLEGHPNPIYRLGDAIARLHAWAPRFEREHRFETTWGTTVPKVQIGAIRGGLPYALGGGTGVCALYVEVGLSAVDRVQDVRREMKAVLEGIGPHALDCVAYRQGAVADEGAVSPLLGAINAASHAVRGVELEVADPVYASMWRDHNVYNRAGIPAVTFGPRRWRPTLDDFVTATLLYARTAIEVCGVAASEVQ
- a CDS encoding TauD/TfdA family dioxygenase; protein product: MNAICLEGNVIARPLTARIGAEIDGVDLTRPLDEPTLRGLRDAFLCHQVIFFRDQPISHEDHLRLGRAFGALAIHSGVAGLPDYPEVVAIHADANSKFVAGENWHSDLSCNAEPPLGSILTMKIVPEYGGDTCFSSMYAAYEALSAPMRHFLAGLTAIHDGEHVYRPIVGNNGKTFPCSEHPVVRTHPETGRKCLFVNQSYTTRIPQLSKLESDAVLNMLYRHCMAADFQVRFRWRPNSIAFWDNRCTQHQAIWDYFPQTRSGFRVTVAGDKPF
- a CDS encoding SRPBCC family protein encodes the protein MTSLPLDDALFDAMDTSILPTEEAESLPPLCYTDAAFYAFEKQAIFAKEWLCVGRESWAANPGDYFTSFIADEPLIVARGRDGVLRAMSSVCQHRAMLVAEGSGKTRAFVCPYHHWTYALDGSLAAAPAMERSCRFHKEDFNLPVFALEIWEGFVFINFDRDAAPLAPRLARVSDVLRGYDLPNAAGDKPAEEQRYPWNWKVMFENNNDGYHASKLHQGPLHDFIPSELAEFPDDLPHDTAGYYRTNRTLHPDAAFNATQRAVLPVFPGLSADERHRMVFANIPPTLSLVMTVDSVIYLILRADGPESHRVDQGVLTAPRAKADPAYAQKMAMGFLAASEIIDQDLHVDEMVQIGLRSRFAPRGRYSWQEGAQRLFNTWLVPRYRKAWAERNAEKGKSQVA